A window of Amycolatopsis australiensis contains these coding sequences:
- a CDS encoding carbohydrate ABC transporter permease, protein MIRRAGRNVTAAVFCLVWIFPVYWMVLTAFKPAGDILRPTPEFLPSAVTLDNFADALAKPGFVPGLVNSAVVVTAVVALSVVVAFLAATALTRFRFFGRRSFLVGVLVLQMVPVPALVIPLFLGLKSAHLLDTLAGLILTYVALVLPFTIWTLRGFLHGIPVELEEAAMVDGATRARVMRSVLLPLVLPGLISTSVFAFITAWNDFLFAYVIMKDSSGYTLPVWLVSFSTSTGTDYGGLIAASTLFALPVVVFFALVQRHLVEGMTAGAVKG, encoded by the coding sequence GTGATCCGCCGGGCCGGCCGCAATGTCACAGCCGCCGTCTTCTGCCTCGTGTGGATCTTCCCGGTCTACTGGATGGTGCTCACCGCGTTCAAGCCCGCCGGCGACATCCTCCGCCCCACGCCCGAGTTCCTGCCGTCCGCGGTCACGCTGGACAACTTCGCCGACGCCCTCGCCAAGCCGGGGTTCGTGCCGGGGCTGGTCAACAGCGCCGTGGTCGTCACCGCCGTCGTCGCCCTGTCGGTCGTGGTCGCCTTCCTGGCCGCCACCGCGTTGACGCGCTTCCGGTTCTTCGGACGCCGCAGCTTCCTCGTCGGCGTGCTGGTGCTGCAGATGGTCCCGGTGCCCGCGCTGGTCATCCCGCTGTTCCTCGGCCTCAAGAGCGCGCACCTGCTGGACACGCTCGCCGGGCTGATCCTGACGTACGTGGCGCTCGTGCTGCCGTTCACGATCTGGACGCTGCGCGGGTTCCTGCACGGCATCCCGGTCGAGCTCGAGGAAGCCGCGATGGTCGACGGCGCCACCCGCGCCCGGGTGATGCGCTCGGTCCTGCTGCCGCTCGTGCTGCCCGGGCTGATCTCGACCAGCGTGTTCGCCTTCATCACCGCGTGGAACGACTTCCTGTTCGCCTACGTGATCATGAAGGACAGCTCCGGCTACACGCTGCCGGTGTGGCTGGTGTCGTTCAGCACGAGCACCGGCACCGACTACGGCGGGCTCATCGCCGCCTCGACGCTGTTCGCCCTGCCCGTCGTCGTCTTCTTCGCGCTGGTGCAGCGCCACTTGGTCGAGGGCATGACCGCGGGCGCGGTGAAAGGCTGA
- a CDS encoding beta-N-acetylhexosaminidase — translation MLVPHPARLTRRTGSFTPSGVRPAPGTAGPARLLAAYAGLPLVHSGPAVRLALAPGFGPEEYALDVTPGGALLTASTEAGLLAGVQTVRQLLPRLPCLHVRDAPRLPWRGVLLDVARHFMPPEFLRQFVDLLALHKFNVLQLHLTDDQGWRIEIGGWPRLTEVGAWRAESMVGPAGSAVFDGVPHGGFYPQRQLRDLVAFAAARGVTIVPEIDVPGHVRAALAAYPELGNRPGTPLPVWTEWGISPDILGVHDEALAFCRDVFTQVADIFPARHLHIGGDECPAAQWAANPLARDKAARLGLRDTAELHPWFLGELHRFLAGLGRQAVCWDETGHAAGRLPPDMVVTAWRDAAHGALAVARGHRVVMAPHTSTYFDYRQSDEPGEPPRTDVTTLEDVYRFDPLEGGLPVSDGTRPGVLGTQAQLWTEHAPTPGHVRRLAFPRLCALAERAWSPPGRSYADFRERLTGHLERLRALDALPKERIRFAGALGVPGKTVP, via the coding sequence ATGCTCGTCCCCCACCCCGCGCGGCTCACCCGCCGCACCGGCTCCTTCACGCCGTCCGGCGTCCGGCCCGCGCCGGGTACCGCCGGCCCGGCCCGGCTGCTCGCCGCGTACGCGGGCCTGCCGCTCGTCCACAGCGGACCGGCCGTCCGGCTCGCGCTGGCGCCCGGCTTCGGCCCGGAGGAGTACGCTCTCGACGTCACCCCCGGCGGCGCGCTGCTCACGGCATCCACGGAAGCGGGCCTGCTCGCCGGGGTCCAGACGGTCCGCCAGCTGCTCCCGCGGCTGCCGTGCCTGCACGTCCGCGACGCGCCGCGGCTGCCGTGGCGCGGAGTGCTGCTCGACGTCGCCCGGCACTTCATGCCGCCGGAGTTCCTGCGCCAGTTCGTCGACCTGCTGGCGCTGCACAAGTTCAACGTCCTGCAGCTGCACCTCACCGACGACCAGGGCTGGCGGATCGAGATCGGCGGTTGGCCACGGCTGACCGAGGTCGGCGCGTGGCGGGCCGAATCGATGGTCGGGCCGGCGGGCAGCGCCGTGTTCGACGGCGTCCCCCACGGCGGCTTCTACCCCCAGCGGCAGCTGCGGGACCTCGTCGCGTTCGCGGCCGCGCGCGGGGTCACGATCGTGCCCGAGATCGACGTGCCCGGGCACGTGCGCGCGGCGCTGGCCGCCTACCCCGAGCTGGGCAACCGGCCGGGGACCCCGCTGCCGGTGTGGACCGAATGGGGCATCAGCCCGGACATCCTCGGCGTCCACGACGAGGCGCTCGCGTTCTGCCGCGACGTCTTCACCCAGGTCGCGGACATCTTCCCGGCCCGGCACCTGCACATCGGCGGCGACGAATGCCCGGCCGCGCAGTGGGCGGCGAACCCGCTGGCGCGCGACAAGGCGGCGCGGCTCGGCCTGCGCGACACCGCCGAGCTGCACCCGTGGTTCCTCGGCGAGCTGCACCGCTTCCTGGCGGGCCTGGGACGTCAGGCCGTGTGCTGGGACGAAACCGGCCACGCCGCCGGCCGGCTGCCCCCGGACATGGTCGTCACGGCCTGGCGCGACGCCGCCCACGGCGCGCTCGCCGTCGCCCGCGGCCACCGGGTCGTCATGGCGCCGCACACGTCGACGTACTTCGACTACCGGCAGAGCGACGAACCCGGCGAGCCACCGCGCACGGACGTCACGACCCTGGAAGACGTCTACCGCTTCGACCCCCTCGAAGGCGGCTTGCCGGTCAGCGACGGCACCCGGCCCGGCGTCCTGGGCACCCAGGCCCAGCTGTGGACCGAGCACGCGCCGACCCCCGGCCACGTCCGGCGCCTGGCATTCCCCCGGCTGTGCGCGCTGGCCGAGCGCGCGTGGTCGCCACCGGGGCGCAGTTATGCTGACTTCCGGGAGCGCCTGACCGGTCACCTCGAGCGGCTGCGCGCCCTGGACGCCCTGCCGAAGGAGCGCATCCGGTTCGCCGGCGCGCTCGGAGTACCCGGGAAGACGGTGCCTTGA
- a CDS encoding GntR family transcriptional regulator, with amino-acid sequence MTSGASPQPGGPATRNPRSEGDPADRPPTVKRDRVRRHLLKVIENAGPGTGLASERDLAAELGVSRPTVRAAIDELTRTGLLVRQRGRGTFTSPQKVTQELATGLAVPPAEGHWTSRVVAFAVSPAPRSLAAELEREPGTPVLRVTRVRHVDDEPIAIERLALPAALVPGLAPADLEAGNFYRLLRERFGIAVQDAVQTIEPSVTNPEQAELLDIAVYAPILHIERLTRDTTGQVVELTRSVYRGDRYRITSKLRFDAESG; translated from the coding sequence GTGACATCCGGGGCGTCACCCCAGCCCGGGGGCCCCGCCACCCGCAACCCCCGCAGCGAAGGCGACCCGGCCGACCGCCCGCCCACCGTGAAGCGCGACCGCGTCCGGCGGCACCTGCTCAAGGTGATCGAGAACGCCGGTCCCGGCACCGGGCTGGCCTCCGAACGGGACCTGGCCGCGGAGCTGGGCGTGTCCCGCCCGACCGTCCGGGCGGCCATCGACGAGCTGACCCGCACCGGGCTGCTGGTCCGCCAGCGCGGCCGCGGCACGTTCACCAGCCCGCAGAAAGTCACCCAGGAGCTGGCGACCGGGCTCGCCGTCCCGCCCGCGGAGGGCCACTGGACCAGCCGGGTCGTCGCGTTCGCGGTGTCGCCCGCCCCGCGGTCGCTGGCGGCCGAGCTGGAACGCGAGCCGGGAACGCCGGTGCTGCGCGTCACGCGGGTCCGGCACGTGGACGACGAGCCGATCGCGATCGAACGGCTCGCGCTGCCCGCCGCGCTCGTGCCCGGGCTGGCCCCCGCCGACCTGGAGGCGGGCAACTTCTACCGGCTGCTGCGCGAACGGTTCGGGATCGCCGTGCAGGACGCCGTGCAGACGATCGAGCCGTCCGTGACCAACCCCGAGCAGGCCGAGCTGCTGGACATCGCCGTCTACGCGCCGATCCTGCACATCGAGCGGCTGACCCGCGACACGACGGGCCAAGTCGTCGAACTGACCCGGTCGGTCTACCGCGGCGACCGGTACCGCATCACGTCGAAACTGCGTTTCGACGCCGAATCGGGCTGA
- a CDS encoding DUF7617 domain-containing protein, with product MRRRMLVAAVPLVLVAATAAALPAAADPAPAVVSALTKSVQGTGSPASHGATANWVIGYDDQATGAGTATITDPVGPGQAFQSGSLHAPPGWTPSWSTDGSTFGGVEPASGVTALRATDPDAGPDATSLSGALTPPVQAVTTATGGDGFSPILYRTPNGTLQAWNIYHHLGATAPKVVCTDLATGQRCPGGSWPKVLNTTPGPLGTLGAGDVASTMVEQYVRDPAAPAQVYYPAVTAGSVGVGCLDLAAAANCGYWPLAATGGSPSVNSVTGFAESAGNLYGVVSSGAVVCWTIATKSACGGQPYAPILPAASNQPYVYGALTVVAGKVFASTSNPNTAQQPALGCFDPATATACAGWASSRPTAPAGNYTYNAYTAFSTAGAPVGACSTTTGGTDVTTCYALDGSALPAPPITASLPSGVIAFDPEVVTDPNGHVRSYLPIWGGPYAGAALCHDWTTAAACAGLPGPVTHPSANGGATRDYGYAYDPPSGCLIGLGDAGVLFSMDPATGSTPCVRSGGQVTLKPADFYCDGGTSHVQGYTAARLTGVDPANVDFAASRVTVVDQDGAVVPAPGFAPDGSVDLTGVSVTAHPSITVTTTLVLHSGAGFGGRLVVGFAGDAPQLCFRTTIAADCAVTSVTNTASGTDSTGSFTSNTVTLPVAPGASCTPKVSVEKEICTSSSAAKCGPGSAGPWAKQAGVGLLGLLNATAYWRITVTNAGPVGITSAHVVDSVEPSCQTDPFTLDAGQSKQVYCSTYALLSLFPITNQAKVSYLPVNAPPGTPPSHTAWSSAKACSLLCIL from the coding sequence ATGCGAAGACGCATGCTGGTAGCGGCCGTGCCGCTGGTGCTCGTCGCGGCCACCGCGGCCGCCCTGCCCGCGGCCGCCGATCCGGCGCCCGCCGTCGTCTCGGCGCTGACGAAGTCGGTGCAGGGCACCGGTTCCCCGGCGAGCCACGGCGCCACCGCCAACTGGGTCATCGGCTACGACGACCAGGCCACCGGCGCCGGCACCGCCACCATCACCGACCCCGTCGGCCCCGGCCAGGCCTTCCAGTCCGGCTCGCTGCACGCGCCACCCGGCTGGACGCCGTCGTGGTCCACCGACGGCAGCACCTTCGGCGGCGTCGAACCGGCGTCCGGCGTGACCGCCCTGCGGGCCACCGACCCCGACGCCGGCCCGGACGCGACGTCGTTGTCCGGCGCGCTCACCCCGCCCGTGCAGGCGGTGACGACCGCGACCGGCGGCGACGGCTTCAGCCCGATCCTGTACCGCACGCCGAACGGCACGCTGCAGGCCTGGAACATCTACCACCACCTCGGCGCCACTGCGCCGAAGGTGGTGTGCACCGATCTCGCCACCGGGCAGCGCTGCCCGGGCGGCTCCTGGCCGAAGGTCCTCAACACCACGCCGGGCCCGCTGGGCACCCTGGGGGCCGGGGACGTCGCCAGCACCATGGTGGAGCAGTACGTGCGCGACCCCGCCGCGCCGGCGCAGGTCTACTACCCCGCGGTCACCGCGGGGTCGGTGGGCGTCGGCTGTCTCGACCTGGCCGCCGCGGCCAATTGCGGGTACTGGCCGCTGGCCGCCACCGGCGGGTCGCCGTCGGTCAACAGCGTCACCGGGTTCGCGGAAAGCGCCGGGAACCTCTACGGCGTGGTCAGCAGCGGCGCGGTCGTCTGCTGGACCATCGCCACGAAGAGCGCCTGCGGCGGCCAGCCGTACGCGCCGATCCTGCCGGCCGCGAGCAACCAGCCGTACGTGTACGGCGCGCTGACCGTGGTGGCGGGCAAGGTCTTCGCGTCGACGTCGAACCCGAACACTGCGCAGCAGCCCGCGCTGGGCTGCTTCGACCCGGCGACGGCCACGGCGTGCGCGGGCTGGGCGTCGTCACGGCCGACGGCGCCCGCGGGCAATTACACCTACAACGCCTACACGGCGTTCAGCACGGCCGGCGCGCCGGTCGGCGCGTGTTCGACGACGACCGGCGGCACGGACGTCACGACGTGCTACGCGCTCGACGGGTCGGCCCTGCCGGCTCCGCCGATCACCGCGTCGCTGCCGTCCGGCGTGATCGCCTTCGACCCGGAAGTCGTCACCGACCCGAACGGCCACGTCCGCAGCTACCTGCCGATCTGGGGTGGCCCGTACGCGGGCGCGGCGCTGTGCCACGACTGGACGACGGCGGCCGCGTGCGCCGGATTGCCCGGCCCGGTCACGCACCCGTCGGCGAACGGCGGGGCCACGCGGGACTACGGCTACGCGTACGACCCGCCGTCGGGCTGCCTGATCGGGCTGGGTGACGCGGGCGTGCTGTTCTCGATGGACCCGGCGACGGGCTCGACGCCGTGCGTGCGCTCCGGCGGCCAGGTGACGCTGAAGCCGGCCGATTTCTACTGCGACGGCGGCACTTCGCACGTCCAGGGCTACACGGCGGCGCGGCTGACGGGCGTCGACCCGGCCAACGTCGACTTTGCCGCGTCGCGGGTCACGGTGGTGGACCAGGACGGCGCGGTGGTGCCGGCCCCGGGCTTCGCCCCGGACGGCTCGGTCGACCTCACCGGGGTGTCCGTGACCGCCCACCCGTCGATCACGGTGACCACGACGCTGGTCCTGCACAGCGGAGCCGGCTTCGGCGGCCGGCTGGTGGTCGGCTTCGCGGGCGACGCGCCGCAGCTGTGCTTCCGCACGACGATCGCGGCGGACTGCGCGGTGACGTCGGTGACGAACACGGCTTCGGGCACCGACTCGACGGGTTCGTTCACGTCGAACACGGTGACGCTCCCGGTCGCCCCCGGTGCGTCGTGCACCCCGAAGGTGAGCGTGGAGAAGGAGATCTGCACGTCCTCGTCGGCGGCGAAGTGCGGGCCGGGTAGCGCGGGCCCGTGGGCGAAACAGGCCGGCGTCGGGCTGCTGGGCCTGCTGAACGCGACGGCGTACTGGCGGATCACGGTGACGAACGCCGGTCCGGTCGGCATCACGTCCGCGCACGTCGTGGACAGCGTGGAGCCGTCCTGCCAGACGGATCCGTTCACTTTGGACGCCGGGCAGTCGAAGCAGGTCTACTGCTCGACGTACGCGTTGCTGAGCCTGTTCCCGATCACCAACCAGGCGAAGGTGAGCTACCTGCCGGTGAACGCGCCGCCGGGGACGCCGCCGTCCCACACGGCGTGGTCGTCGGCGAAGGCCTGTTCGCTGCTGTGCATCCTCTAG
- a CDS encoding low temperature requirement protein A produces MTDADSSSERRAPGKHVGWVELYFDLVFVFAVGQVAHGMVADPRWARVAAALGLFATLWWTWIGFAVLYNRRGDDSRAADRLFVLAGTIPCAIAATQAHRVFDGHPAGFAAAMAGVRVILAAAHRWPARAGLDQSRISWGYAVSAVLFGVSAVVPHAGAVWALALLQEAGFLLLGDRPPRRRGERPTRAARWRTLLAPPRDPNLAVDSAHLAERFGLFMILLLGELVITVGTAALARPADDFAYWAALAGGLVMAGALWWLYFSSAARFSERMLGLSGGNPALAYSLYAGGHLFPAFALLLIAAGLNLSLHESPPQAAAWFTTAGLTLYLAGTRVFSTGPGKRWYGGVARVGALAATVCLAFLGRVLPAPAVVVVIAAWAVAVAATAVAAGIRHRALERLGDDPVAFLRTLQEDRGPARRRE; encoded by the coding sequence GTGACCGATGCGGACAGCAGCAGCGAGCGGCGCGCGCCCGGCAAGCACGTCGGGTGGGTCGAGCTGTACTTCGACCTCGTCTTCGTGTTCGCGGTGGGCCAGGTGGCGCACGGCATGGTGGCCGACCCGCGCTGGGCGCGCGTCGCCGCGGCGCTCGGCCTGTTCGCGACACTGTGGTGGACGTGGATCGGCTTCGCCGTGCTCTACAACCGCCGCGGCGACGACAGCCGCGCCGCCGACCGGCTGTTCGTGCTGGCCGGCACCATTCCCTGCGCGATCGCCGCCACGCAGGCCCACCGCGTCTTCGACGGGCATCCGGCGGGCTTCGCGGCGGCCATGGCCGGGGTGCGCGTGATCCTGGCGGCCGCGCACCGCTGGCCGGCCCGCGCCGGGCTCGACCAGAGCCGCATCAGCTGGGGCTATGCGGTTTCGGCGGTCCTGTTCGGCGTTTCGGCGGTCGTCCCGCACGCGGGCGCCGTGTGGGCGCTCGCGCTGCTGCAGGAGGCGGGGTTCCTGCTGCTGGGCGACCGCCCGCCACGGCGCCGCGGCGAACGCCCGACGCGCGCGGCCCGGTGGCGGACGCTCCTGGCGCCGCCGCGCGACCCGAACCTCGCGGTCGACTCGGCGCACCTCGCCGAGCGGTTCGGGCTGTTCATGATCCTCCTGCTCGGCGAGCTGGTGATCACGGTCGGCACCGCGGCGCTGGCGCGCCCGGCCGACGACTTCGCCTACTGGGCGGCCCTGGCCGGCGGCCTGGTGATGGCGGGCGCGTTGTGGTGGCTGTACTTTTCGTCGGCGGCACGGTTCTCCGAGCGCATGCTCGGCCTCTCCGGCGGCAATCCGGCACTGGCGTATTCGCTGTACGCCGGCGGCCACCTGTTCCCCGCGTTCGCGCTGCTGCTGATCGCGGCAGGGCTGAACCTGTCGCTGCACGAATCCCCGCCGCAGGCGGCGGCGTGGTTCACGACCGCAGGCCTGACGCTGTACCTGGCGGGCACGCGGGTCTTCTCGACGGGCCCCGGGAAGCGCTGGTACGGCGGCGTGGCCCGCGTCGGGGCGCTCGCCGCGACGGTGTGCCTGGCGTTCCTGGGCCGCGTGCTGCCGGCCCCGGCGGTGGTCGTGGTGATCGCGGCGTGGGCGGTGGCGGTGGCGGCGACGGCGGTGGCGGCGGGCATCCGCCACCGCGCCCTGGAACGCCTGGGCGACGATCCGGTCGCGTTCCTGCGCACCCTCCAGGAAGACCGCGGTCCGGCACGCCGTCGTGAGTGA
- a CDS encoding DUF6098 family protein: MLPTVKDLADLVQLFEAEGDDVYVRWSRGPDVDLADSASSRDGLTGIALPGLSANSLRREPWWGDRSLRLWLARRLYDYEHLRDLRGPGVRPWVLRGREIARGPDNEPLVVDAEPLAWVADEVLREARRLVDEQGSREWGPMDRRAHR, encoded by the coding sequence ATGCTGCCCACGGTGAAGGACCTGGCGGACCTGGTCCAGTTGTTCGAGGCCGAAGGCGACGACGTGTACGTCCGCTGGTCGCGGGGACCGGATGTCGATCTGGCGGATTCGGCGTCGAGCCGCGACGGGCTGACGGGCATCGCGCTGCCGGGCCTGTCGGCGAACTCCCTGCGCCGCGAGCCGTGGTGGGGCGATCGTTCCCTGCGGCTGTGGCTGGCGCGGCGGCTGTACGACTACGAGCACCTGCGCGACCTGCGTGGCCCGGGCGTCCGCCCGTGGGTCCTGCGCGGCCGCGAGATCGCCCGCGGCCCGGACAACGAGCCGCTGGTCGTGGACGCGGAGCCGCTGGCCTGGGTGGCCGACGAGGTGCTGCGGGAAGCCCGCCGCCTGGTCGACGAGCAGGGATCCCGGGAGTGGGGGCCGATGGACCGGCGCGCGCACCGCTGA
- a CDS encoding molybdopterin oxidoreductase family protein, which translates to MAQRDGITEPWGTRTPYGRGDPWPVRVDTRLAEGLRPGDVDRWVRSAAVLHSNGDGLDIAVKDGRIAGVRGRADDRVNHGRLDPKDLFGWQANSAPDRLTTPLVRRHGELAEASWDEAMDLIVRRSEELLGEQGPGALGFYTSGQLFAEEYYTLAAIARGGLGTHHLDGNTRLCTATAAAALKESFGCDGQPSSYTDVDHADVIALFGHNVAETQAVLWSRMLDRLAGPNPPALLCVDPRETPVARAATLHLAPLPGTNVALMNGLLHEIVEHGWVDREYVERCTVGYDDLAAMVAAYPPERAAEICGLDAGQIREAARLLGSAERLLCTVLQGFYQSHQATAAAVQVNNLVLLRGMLGKPGAGVLQMNGQPTAENTRECGADGDLTGFRNWANDSHVEELASLWNVDVSKIPHYGPPTHLMQMLRYAETGTLRFLWVSATNPAVSLPELHRIRSILDSPRLFLVVQDAFRTETAELADVVLPAAMWGEKTGTFTNADRTVHLSEKAVEPPGQARADLDIFLDYARRMNFRGNDGEPFPQWHDAETAFEAWKRASAGRPCDYSGLSYAKLREVSGIQWPCTAESPDGTERLYTDGEFFAQPDYCESYGRDLVTGAPLEPVEYRAMNPGGKAMLKAAEFVPPHEVPGDDHPFHLINGRTIHHFHTRTKTGRAPELQAAAPEVWLQVSERDAAAAGLAEGDLAEVSTPRGRVHARVRVGGVRDGVLFLPFHYGYWDVDHPAGKDGDRAANELTCTDWDPVSKQPLFKTAAAALRKAGAAPAPESAPLPAPVEEEVVR; encoded by the coding sequence GTGGCACAGCGCGACGGCATCACCGAACCGTGGGGGACGAGGACACCCTACGGACGCGGGGATCCGTGGCCGGTACGCGTGGACACCCGGCTGGCCGAGGGCCTGCGTCCCGGCGACGTCGACCGCTGGGTCCGCAGCGCCGCCGTGCTGCACTCCAACGGCGACGGGCTCGACATCGCGGTGAAGGACGGCCGGATCGCCGGCGTCCGCGGCCGCGCCGACGACCGTGTCAACCACGGGCGCCTCGATCCGAAGGACCTGTTCGGCTGGCAGGCCAACTCCGCGCCGGACCGGCTGACGACGCCGCTGGTGCGCCGGCACGGCGAGCTGGCCGAGGCGAGCTGGGACGAGGCGATGGACCTGATCGTCCGGCGCAGCGAGGAGCTGCTCGGCGAGCAGGGGCCCGGCGCGCTCGGCTTCTACACCAGCGGCCAGCTGTTCGCCGAGGAGTACTACACGCTCGCCGCGATCGCGCGCGGCGGCCTCGGCACCCACCACCTCGACGGCAACACGCGGCTCTGCACGGCGACCGCGGCCGCCGCCCTCAAGGAGTCCTTCGGCTGCGACGGCCAGCCGTCGTCCTACACCGACGTCGACCACGCCGACGTCATCGCGCTCTTCGGGCACAACGTCGCCGAGACGCAGGCCGTGCTGTGGTCGCGCATGCTCGACCGGCTCGCCGGGCCGAACCCGCCGGCGCTGCTGTGCGTCGACCCGCGCGAAACCCCGGTCGCCCGGGCCGCGACGCTGCACCTGGCGCCGCTGCCCGGGACCAACGTCGCCCTGATGAACGGCCTCCTGCACGAGATCGTCGAGCACGGCTGGGTCGACCGCGAGTACGTCGAGCGCTGCACGGTCGGCTACGACGACCTCGCGGCGATGGTCGCGGCCTACCCGCCCGAGCGCGCCGCGGAGATCTGCGGCCTCGACGCCGGGCAGATCCGCGAGGCCGCGCGGCTGCTGGGGTCCGCCGAGCGGCTGCTCTGCACGGTCCTGCAGGGCTTCTACCAGTCCCACCAGGCCACGGCGGCCGCCGTGCAGGTCAACAACCTCGTCCTGCTGCGCGGCATGCTCGGCAAGCCCGGGGCCGGCGTCCTGCAGATGAACGGCCAGCCGACGGCGGAGAACACCCGCGAATGCGGCGCCGACGGCGACCTGACCGGCTTCCGCAACTGGGCCAACGACTCGCACGTCGAAGAACTCGCTTCGCTGTGGAACGTCGACGTGAGCAAGATCCCGCACTACGGGCCGCCGACGCACCTCATGCAGATGCTGCGCTACGCCGAGACCGGCACCCTGCGGTTCCTCTGGGTCTCGGCCACCAACCCGGCCGTCTCGCTGCCGGAACTGCACCGGATCCGGTCCATCCTGGACTCCCCGCGGCTGTTCCTGGTGGTGCAGGACGCGTTCCGCACGGAGACCGCCGAACTGGCCGACGTCGTGCTGCCCGCGGCGATGTGGGGGGAGAAGACCGGCACGTTCACCAACGCCGACCGCACGGTGCACCTGTCGGAGAAGGCCGTCGAGCCGCCCGGCCAGGCCCGCGCGGACCTCGACATCTTCCTCGACTACGCGCGGCGGATGAACTTCCGCGGCAACGACGGCGAGCCGTTCCCGCAGTGGCACGACGCCGAAACGGCGTTCGAGGCCTGGAAACGCGCGTCGGCCGGGCGGCCGTGCGACTACAGCGGGCTGAGCTACGCCAAGCTGCGCGAGGTGAGCGGCATCCAGTGGCCGTGCACCGCCGAGAGCCCGGACGGGACCGAGCGGCTGTACACCGACGGGGAGTTCTTCGCGCAGCCCGACTACTGCGAGAGCTACGGCCGTGACCTCGTCACCGGCGCGCCGCTGGAACCGGTGGAGTACCGCGCGATGAACCCCGGCGGGAAGGCGATGCTCAAGGCCGCCGAGTTCGTCCCGCCGCACGAGGTGCCCGGCGACGACCACCCGTTCCACCTGATCAACGGCCGGACGATCCACCACTTCCACACGCGCACCAAGACCGGCCGGGCGCCGGAGCTGCAGGCGGCCGCGCCGGAGGTGTGGCTGCAGGTGTCCGAACGGGACGCGGCCGCCGCCGGGCTCGCCGAAGGGGACCTGGCGGAGGTCTCGACCCCGCGCGGCCGGGTCCACGCGCGCGTCCGCGTCGGCGGCGTCCGCGACGGCGTGCTGTTCCTGCCGTTCCACTACGGCTACTGGGACGTCGACCACCCGGCGGGCAAGGACGGCGACCGCGCGGCGAACGAGCTGACCTGCACCGACTGGGACCCGGTGTCGAAGCAGCCGCTGTTCAAGACGGCGGCGGCCGCGCTGCGCAAGGCCGGCGCGGCGCCGGCACCCGAATCCGCGCCGCTGCCCGCGCCGGTCGAGGAGGAGGTCGTCCGATGA
- a CDS encoding MarR family winged helix-turn-helix transcriptional regulator, with product MWQADDGTDAALSVLRAMVTIADSTVGRNTEQLTLTQFRALRVVADRTPVTMGKVARELALNPSSVTRACDRLVGLNLLEKAPNPLNRRETLLAPTAAGRQLVERVDHDRRAVLAAVLAQLAPAARDAAIAAFERFAGAVKAYEADSGALLRDAN from the coding sequence ATGTGGCAGGCGGACGACGGGACCGACGCGGCCCTGTCCGTCCTCCGGGCGATGGTGACGATCGCCGACTCGACCGTCGGCCGGAACACCGAGCAGCTGACTCTCACCCAGTTCCGCGCGCTGCGGGTGGTGGCCGACCGGACGCCGGTCACCATGGGCAAGGTGGCGCGCGAACTGGCGCTGAACCCGTCGTCGGTCACCCGGGCGTGTGATCGGCTGGTCGGGCTGAATCTGCTGGAAAAGGCCCCCAACCCGCTGAACCGGCGGGAGACGCTGCTCGCGCCGACCGCGGCGGGCCGTCAGCTCGTCGAGCGGGTCGACCACGACCGGCGGGCCGTGCTGGCGGCGGTGCTGGCCCAGCTCGCCCCGGCCGCCCGTGATGCCGCGATCGCCGCTTTCGAGCGGTTCGCCGGAGCGGTCAAAGCGTACGAAGCGGATTCCGGCGCACTGTTGCGTGACGCAAACTAA
- a CDS encoding DUF6292 family protein — protein sequence MKPDPGHADTAALRDYVEAVAELLRVEPAASWSEHGSPSTAYIALADRSPRHAGRLLMLQWAADAGWCLALEPEAAEEPTVLVRWPEPRRPRPAVVARRVRAALTELARPEKNTARCGHPSG from the coding sequence GTGAAACCGGATCCCGGGCACGCCGACACCGCCGCCCTGCGCGACTACGTCGAGGCCGTCGCCGAACTGCTGCGCGTCGAACCGGCCGCTTCGTGGAGCGAGCACGGCAGTCCGTCGACCGCCTACATCGCGCTGGCCGACCGGTCGCCGCGGCACGCGGGCCGGCTCCTGATGCTGCAGTGGGCCGCCGACGCGGGATGGTGCCTGGCGCTGGAGCCCGAGGCGGCGGAAGAACCGACGGTGCTGGTCCGCTGGCCGGAACCGCGGCGGCCGCGGCCCGCCGTCGTGGCCCGGCGGGTCCGCGCGGCGCTCACCGAACTGGCACGGCCCGAGAAGAACACCGCGCGGTGCGGCCACCCGTCCGGGTGA